The following are encoded in a window of Meiothermus sp. CFH 77666 genomic DNA:
- a CDS encoding 50S ribosomal protein L11 methyltransferase: MHVFRLRGDFQTVDIYSAALFELGARGLEEKPGEVWAYFPERLELPFPGEWAELPDTDWLEAYKRDLKPVVAGPFVVLAPWHEWSGEEKRILLEPGMAFGTGHHETTRMALETLAQRVEPGMRVLDLGTGSGILAIGAALLGAEAVGVDIDPAVIPQAIENARLNNVNPTFQLGSLEDAEGPFDLVVANLYAELHAYFAGQYRTRFGICGTLILTGILLEREPIVRQALEANTFELLQRRQEGEWVCLTYAAV; encoded by the coding sequence ATGCACGTCTTTCGCCTGCGCGGCGACTTTCAGACCGTGGACATTTATTCGGCGGCCCTGTTCGAGCTGGGGGCTCGCGGCCTCGAGGAAAAACCCGGCGAGGTCTGGGCCTACTTCCCCGAGCGTCTCGAGCTGCCCTTTCCGGGGGAGTGGGCCGAGCTACCCGACACCGACTGGCTGGAAGCCTACAAACGCGACCTCAAGCCGGTGGTGGCCGGGCCTTTTGTGGTGCTGGCCCCGTGGCACGAGTGGAGCGGCGAGGAAAAGCGCATCCTCCTCGAGCCCGGCATGGCCTTTGGCACCGGGCACCACGAGACCACCCGCATGGCCCTGGAAACCCTGGCCCAGCGGGTGGAGCCGGGTATGCGTGTCCTCGACCTCGGCACCGGCTCGGGCATCCTGGCGATTGGGGCCGCCCTGCTGGGAGCCGAGGCGGTGGGTGTGGACATAGACCCGGCGGTAATTCCCCAGGCCATTGAAAATGCCCGCCTGAATAACGTTAATCCCACATTTCAACTGGGTAGCCTGGAGGATGCGGAAGGGCCATTTGACCTGGTAGTGGCCAACCTCTATGCTGAGCTACACGCCTATTTTGCCGGGCAGTACCGAACCCGGTTTGGTATTTGTGGAACCCTCATACTCACGGGTATTTTGCTCGAGCGGGAGCCGATTGTGCGGCAGGCGCTGGAAGCCAACACCTTTGAACTGCTCCAGCGTCGCCAGGAGGGCGAGTGGGTCTGCCTGACCTATGCGGCGGTATAG
- a CDS encoding 16S rRNA (uracil(1498)-N(3))-methyltransferase, whose amino-acid sequence MRPHRAFVQELLPEIELGGLEAHHLVDVLRAKAGDTLTVFDGRGLEGRATVVQVTQGWVRLRLEETWTARKETPQPITLYVALLKGDHLAEVVRAATELGASQIVPILTQHCVVREMGEHKLLRLRRIALEAAKQCERSVVPEVTPMRPLKDIPTVEQGFVAHPRVSRRLRDAYDPEKPTALLTGPEGGLSEAEIGLLEQRGFTPVTLGPRILRAETAPIALLSLVTAGEGI is encoded by the coding sequence ATGCGCCCCCACCGTGCCTTTGTCCAGGAATTGCTGCCCGAGATCGAACTGGGGGGCCTGGAAGCCCACCACTTAGTTGATGTACTCCGGGCCAAAGCAGGCGATACCCTTACGGTTTTTGATGGCCGGGGCCTGGAGGGTCGTGCGACCGTGGTGCAGGTTACCCAGGGATGGGTGCGTTTGCGCCTGGAGGAAACCTGGACAGCTCGCAAGGAGACCCCCCAGCCCATCACGCTCTATGTGGCGCTGCTCAAAGGCGACCATCTGGCCGAGGTGGTGCGGGCCGCTACCGAACTGGGCGCAAGCCAGATTGTGCCCATCCTGACCCAGCACTGTGTGGTGCGGGAAATGGGCGAACATAAACTGCTGCGCCTGCGCCGCATCGCCCTCGAGGCTGCCAAGCAGTGTGAGCGCAGCGTCGTACCTGAAGTTACGCCCATGCGACCCCTCAAAGACATTCCTACCGTCGAGCAGGGCTTTGTAGCCCACCCCAGGGTCTCGCGGCGGTTGCGGGATGCCTACGACCCCGAAAAGCCCACGGCCCTCCTCACCGGCCCCGAGGGGGGCCTGAGCGAGGCTGAAATTGGGCTGCTCGAACAGCGCGGCTTCACCCCCGTCACATTGGGGCCCCGTATTCTGCGGGCAGAGACCGCGCCCATTGCGCTTTTGAGCCTGGTCACGGCGGGGGAAGGAATATGA
- a CDS encoding AEC family transporter: protein MEALLNTVVPVAFIVLTGYLVGKRIDFDLQTLSKLSIYVLVPVLIFDAMLRAKLTGASVIGITAAFFLASIALYFLGLGFSKWLHLDQGSTKTLIASATFPNSGNMGLSLTFFALGQPGLDRAIVFFIASSVLMFGLGPAFLRGGGVVQSLWFTLKLPLFWALAGGLLVRGLGIPLPLGLDEGVHLLGQACIPVMLLTLGIQIAKSRPEWGRFELQASSLRLLAAPLLAGLAGWALGLERLDIQVLVLQSAMPIAVNAFLMAGEFGGDGIRAARAVVASSVLSFLTIPVVLLWIGLG from the coding sequence ATGGAAGCCCTGCTCAACACGGTAGTCCCCGTCGCCTTTATCGTTCTAACGGGCTATCTGGTCGGCAAACGTATTGACTTTGACCTGCAAACGCTCTCCAAACTCTCTATTTACGTACTGGTCCCGGTGCTCATTTTCGATGCCATGCTCAGGGCCAAACTGACCGGGGCCAGCGTGATCGGGATTACGGCCGCGTTTTTCCTGGCTTCCATCGCGTTGTATTTCCTGGGGCTGGGCTTTAGCAAATGGCTGCACCTCGACCAGGGCTCGACCAAGACCCTGATTGCCTCGGCCACTTTTCCCAACTCGGGCAACATGGGGCTTTCCCTCACCTTTTTTGCCCTGGGGCAGCCCGGTCTGGATCGGGCCATTGTGTTCTTCATTGCCAGCAGTGTGCTGATGTTTGGGCTGGGGCCCGCCTTCTTGCGGGGGGGTGGGGTGGTGCAAAGCCTCTGGTTCACCCTCAAGCTACCGCTGTTCTGGGCCCTGGCCGGCGGCTTGCTGGTGCGCGGGCTGGGTATTCCGCTACCCCTGGGGCTCGACGAAGGGGTACACCTTCTGGGTCAAGCCTGCATTCCGGTGATGCTGCTTACGCTGGGCATCCAGATTGCCAAATCCAGACCCGAGTGGGGCCGGTTTGAGCTTCAGGCCAGCAGCTTGCGGCTGCTGGCAGCCCCCCTACTGGCTGGGCTGGCCGGGTGGGCGCTGGGCCTTGAACGCCTGGACATTCAGGTACTGGTGCTGCAAAGCGCCATGCCCATTGCGGTGAATGCTTTTCTGATGGCAGGGGAGTTTGGGGGGGACGGCATCCGGGCCGCCCGGGCGGTGGTGGCTTCCTCGGTTCTGTCTTTTCTGACGATTCCGGTAGTGCTCCTGTGGATTGGCCTGGGCTAG